In one window of Acidimicrobiia bacterium DNA:
- a CDS encoding ABC transporter permease, whose translation MSDAETLWYSGKWIDRVPQWVSITVLGLAMLGIWWLVAELEFVSRILLPGPAETFEELWDATKNIATGGHIAEGLWITTKEVVLGFLLAAIAGFVLGVVVGETRLGRKAVMPYLVSFNALPKVAFAPVFVAWFGFGVTSKIVMALFIAFFPVIVDTAAGMYAADDDTLMLFKSMESTRWQTLRKLKLPSALPFIFAGLKTAAVFSVVGAVVGEYLGGGHGLGELIRFSAQTLRIDRVFALIVYLGVIGLILFGIVAWAERKLLFWQKSEVFEIQGTG comes from the coding sequence ATGTCCGATGCTGAGACGCTGTGGTATTCGGGCAAATGGATTGACCGGGTTCCTCAGTGGGTTTCGATCACAGTGTTGGGGTTGGCCATGCTCGGAATCTGGTGGCTCGTCGCGGAACTCGAGTTCGTCTCCAGGATTCTCCTGCCAGGACCGGCAGAAACCTTCGAAGAACTGTGGGACGCGACGAAGAACATCGCCACAGGTGGACATATCGCCGAGGGACTGTGGATCACTACAAAAGAGGTCGTTCTCGGCTTCCTTCTGGCAGCCATCGCAGGGTTTGTTTTGGGTGTTGTCGTTGGCGAAACCAGGTTGGGGAGGAAAGCGGTAATGCCCTATCTGGTCTCTTTCAACGCTCTCCCCAAGGTTGCCTTCGCCCCTGTTTTCGTGGCATGGTTTGGCTTCGGCGTCACCTCGAAGATCGTCATGGCCCTCTTCATCGCCTTCTTCCCGGTGATCGTCGACACGGCCGCGGGTATGTACGCTGCGGACGACGACACGTTGATGCTGTTCAAGTCGATGGAATCGACCAGATGGCAGACACTGAGAAAGCTCAAGCTGCCGTCCGCCCTGCCATTTATCTTCGCCGGACTCAAAACTGCTGCAGTGTTCAGCGTGGTCGGGGCGGTGGTCGGTGAATACCTGGGCGGAGGTCATGGGTTGGGCGAGCTGATCAGGTTCTCAGCCCAGACATTGCGAATAGATAGAGTATTCGCCCTGATCGTCTATCTCGGGGTCATCGGCCTAATCCTGTTCGGAATAGTGGCATGGGCAGAGAGAAAGCTGCTGTTCTGGCAAAAGTCCGAGGTCTTTGAGATCCAGGGCACCGGTTAA